One genomic segment of Salarias fasciatus chromosome 8, fSalaFa1.1, whole genome shotgun sequence includes these proteins:
- the map3k14b gene encoding mitogen-activated protein kinase kinase kinase 14, protein MAIPRVLNSNTPLIIVTGESEPSFLSKHEVHPGGEAEEEEEEEEEEVSLVQAIGPHLSRVMQQGTATHVAESQTSPHQDPAVSIVAQAESEDFQEFSPSNTQCPFPRSQLFLKRRSLGKEVFFLSDTEDEDFDDSPVLPHYHLQRKQRRKAGRRPEDGEQRPIIRGLWVQEVDWLKSSDRDSAWSVDIIPPPPQFTDSNPMEECGGVGGSEDDTPSSSEDSDRSLDSVHTHESESDSSCTTPLSTLELMHVSSSHPDLDSDSSGCEQGMLGDPDHAHSAEDTWRPAAVSKATALKTAVEELRGKVTQIPKTLVSAGFGGLIRRILNGWKTTNPTNEGLLFHHRLQPSGGAYREGEHYSVLQHIQNGSYGDVFCVRDKRSGFKCAAKRIPLGAFSGEEVSTWSGLDSPGVVELFGAVREGPNVVLFMDLKPGCLGQLLKEMSCLPEDLALHYLHQTLGALQHLHHRKVLHLDVKADNVLLSADCRDSFLCDFGLAQTLDDGGQSSKAFRGPGFPGTETHMAPEVARGDRLSAKADVWSSCCMLLHMLNGHQPWTRLYCHPLCLQIVNEPPPLWEVPSNCNNFTAKVFRAGLQKDPLRRATAWELQRKTTKALRAVGGLSLWSLKAACETLRRVQTQTEDAPRSLTPVDLNEVSPTASAPAMYWVSPWRTTAVDEDSDRDQDTDDLTAEWDSEPKSLRDDYTTEDWLSGSESEVDIYMGEEEWLKTDRDYEEDEDEVDGEDWDSLESTEYLRALRGHFPLLHKGQLMKEASWGSEEELELLRDDVALGTTMQSPSPEPRDDPPSCFSCSETSQLDASETDSDRSSDDLSSGVFSSCNSQTDARVEWTASTNQPSSYCFEGVDIWIENVQGECLRIRERRRVKVGHVAIGISDQISGKAFTLETLDRKTVPFEQEIKQSGLWLRCVPAPDRCQRWRWRVQDGKLELRE, encoded by the exons ATGGCCATTCCCAGGGTGCTCAACTCCAACACGCCCCTCATCATCGTCACCGGAGAGTCCGAGCCCTCCTTCCTCAGTAAACATGAAGTCCACCCAGgtggagaggcggaggaggaggaagaggaggaggaggaggaggtctcgCTGGTCCAAGCCATCGGCCCCCATCTGAGCCGGGTCATGCAGCAAGGGACCGCCACACATGTGGCCGAAAGCCAAACGTCCCCCCATCAGGACCCTGCAGTCTCCATCGTGGCTCAAGCTGAGA gtgAAGACTTCCAGGAGTTCAGTCCTTCCAACACGCAGTGCCCGTTTCCACGATCGCAGCTCTTCCTGAAGCGAAG GTCTCTGGGTAAAGAAGTCTTTTTCCTGAGCGACACTGAGGATGAAGACTTTGATGACTCGCCCGTCCTCCCACATTATCACCTCCAGAGGAAACAGCGGCGGAAAGCGGGCCGGCGTCCGGAGGACGGCGAGCAGCGGCCGATCATCAGGGGTCTGTGGGTTCAGGAGGTCGACTGGCTGAAATCCTCCGACAGAGACAGCGCCTGGTCCGTGGAcatcatccctcctcctcctcagttcaCTGACTCCAATCCGATGGAGGAGTGCGGTGGTGTCGGGGGTTCGGAGGACGACACGCCGTCCAGCTCCGAGGACTCGGACCGCAGCCTGGACTCCGTCCACACTCACGAGAGCGAGTCGGACTCCTCCTGCACCACGCCACTTTCAACCCTGGAGCTCATGCACGTGTCCTCCTCCCATCCAGACCTGGATTCAGACTCCTCAGGGTGCGagcaaggcatgctgggagatcCAGACCATGCCCACAGCGCTGAAGACACATGGCGGCCCGCTGCCGTCTCCAAGGCGACAGCCTTGAAGACGGCAGTTGAAGAACTGAGGGGCAAAGTGACGCAGATCCCCAAGACCCTGGTCTCAGCTGGGTTTGGAGGCTTGATCAGGCGGATCCTGAACGGATGGAAAACCACAAATCCAACCAACGAGGGACTCCTGTTCCACCAC CGCCTCCAGCCCAGCGGCGGAGCGTACCGGGAGGGCGAGCACTACAGCGTCCTCCAGCACATCCAGAACGGGTCGTACGGAGACGTCTTCTGCGTTCGGGACAAACGCTCCGGATTCAAATGCGCCGCCAAGAGGATTCCGCTGGGCGCCTTCAGCGGCGAGGAGGTGAGCACGTGGAGCGGTCTGGACTCTCCCGGAGTGGTGGAGCTGTTCGGGGCCGTGAGGGAAGGCCCGAATGTCGTCCTCTTCATGGACCTGAAGCCCG GCTGCCTGGgtcagctgctgaaggagatgAGCTGCCTGCCTGAAGACCTGGCGCTGCACTACCTCCACCAGACACTAGGGGCGCTGCAGCACCTGCACCACAGGAAGGTGCTGCACCTCGACGTCAAAG CGGACAAcgtgctgctgtctgcagactgcagagactCCTTCCTCTGTGACTTTGGCCTCGCTCAGACTTTAGATGATGGCGGACAAAGCAGCAAGGCATTCAGAG GTCCTGGTTTCCCGGGCACAGAGACCCACATGGCCCCCGAGGTGGCCCGAGGAGACCGTCTGAGTGCCAAGGCCGAcgtgtggagcagctgctgcatgctgctgcacatgctgaACGGTCACCAGCCCTGGACACGCCTGTACTGCCACCCCCTGTGCCTGCAG ATCGTCAACGAGCCGCCCCCTCTCTGGGAGGTCCCGTCCAACTGCAACAACTTCACAGCCAAAGTGTTCAGAGCCGGGCTCCAGAAAGACCCCCTGAGACGAGCCACGGCCTGGGAGCTCCAGAGGAAGACCACCAAGGCCCTCAGAGCAG TTGGAGGTTTGAGTCTCTGGTCGCTCAAAGCCGCCTGTGAGACTCTGCGTCgtgtccagacccagaccgaAGACGCCCCCCGCTCCTTGACCCCTGTGGACCTGAACGAAGTGTCCCCCACCGCCTCGGCGCCGGCCATGTACTGGGTGAGTCCCTGGAGGACCACGGCGGTGGATGAGGACtcggaccgggaccaggacacGGACGACCTGACGGCAGAGTGGGACTCAGAGCCCAAATCTCTGCGGGACGACTACACCACAGAAGACTGGCTGAGCGGCTCCGAGTCGGAGGTGGACATCTACatgggagaggaggagtggcTGAAAACTGACCGGGACTATGAGG aggacgaggacgaggtcGACGGGGAGGACTGGGACTCGCTGGAGTCCACAGAGTATCTCCGAGCTCTCAGAGGACATTTCCCTTTGCTGCACAAAGGCCAGCTGATGAAGGAAGCCTCATGGGGatcagaagaagagctggaacTCCTTCGAGACG ATGTAGCTCTGGGCACCACGATGCAGAGCCCCTCTCCCGAGCCTCGAGACGACCCCCCgtcctgcttcagctgctcgGAGACGTCCCAGCTGGACGCCTCGGAGACG GACTCCGACCGATCATCCGACGACCTCAGCTCCGGCGTTTTTTCCTCCTGCAACAGTCAGACGGACGCACGCGTGGAGTGGACGGCTTCGACCAATCAGCCGTCCTCATACTGCTTCGAGG GGGTTGACATCTGGATCGAGAACGTTCAGGGCGAGTGTCTGAGGATTCGAGAGCGGCGCCGGGTCAAAGTGGGACACGTCGCCATCGGGATCAGTGACCAG ATCTCAGGGAAAGCCTTCACTCTGGAGACCCTGGACAGGAAGACGGTGCCCTTCGAGCAGGAGATCAAGCAGTCGGGTTTGTGGCTCCGCTGCGTTCCCGCCCCGGACCGATGTCAGCGCTGGAGGTGGAGAGTTCAGGACGGCAAGCTGGAACTACGAGAATGA
- the fam171a2b gene encoding protein FAM171A2: MPANRVSRVLLWVGVCALWEAVWAKSVADQGAFEVQIKVQVFDNSDLSPLADAQVDVHGNQTVLASSRAGGDGVVRVSFSYRAGTWVIITASKQDYVTNSVPWHSSRIPLYASVSLYLLVQRPGTLILYDDVLQVLSGSPGARNQPLVQLQRKSIQLPPNSNYTALSAALTTARSQYEIGGFPFLLGQETNSSGAETGWTDLTALAVVSVQLLDRDGGPVQVSDPIHISVPLPSDTRNRVATSVPAWLYQPRTGLWVRSGTGYIKKDGSQFVWNVVVPQMGYWLAAFPSSSGFGLSHPGLRDITTYHTLFLLSILGSLALLVLILLCVLLYYCRRKCLKPRRQQGKPHMSNLNGAKRDQGTSTSRLNLICGGHVESGPSNDKSEMSPSRDYQNSKEDLTKHVPAHMLRHSKGKNASGSQRGESFPMKVTRATETNNLDNPLLHDDYSRSYSPKDGKESDYHRHHNANDNRGYSSDPPSPPRFQGYVPNQSDKPPEYSAAAADSLARPTSLNTQPGQIIFCSSIDQMKENMYRSMVPTLVIPAHYMRLPSEFSGKDGKDPKEQDKDGAQMGGGSQHHHHHSQKQGQQQQQQQGGSQGDDSEEPSWASDSSGGPVTIPVLFNDSTMAQMNGELQALTEKKLLELGVKQHPRAWFISLDGRANAHVRHSYIDVGNDLSGGGGGGFGGFGVGSSSIPRDVNLEPPLEAQERKSGVSRKGKDERWGTGGRKSHGVGNSGGKSYSKLAYPDHSEPSSSEGRPVSPEENSLTPLLDEGPSSRGSTIPRRGRSRVNSSRSSNSENRRDSMTSPEDDPDDKDENKKSPWQKIEDRPLMVFHPRK, from the exons ATGCCTGCGAACCGCGTCTCCCGTGTGCTGCTGTGGGTGGGGGTCTGCGCGCTCTGGGAGGCGGTGTGGGCCAAGTCCGTGGCGGATCAGGGCGCTTTCG AGGTTCAAATTAAAGTCCAGGTGTTCGACAACAGCGATCTGTCTCCGCTGGCGGACGCCCAGGTGGACGTTCACGGGAACCAGACCGTGCTGGCGTCCAGCCGGGCCGGCGGCGATGGCGTGGTGAGAGTGAGCTTCTCATACCGCGCCGGGACCTGGGTGATCATCACAGCGTCCAAACAGGACTACGTCACCAACTCGGTGCCCTGGCACTCCAGCCGCATCCCGC TGTACGCCTCTGTCAGCCTGTATCTGCTGGTCCAGAGGCCCGGAACTCTGATTCTCTACGATGACGTTCTCCAGGTGCTGTCGGGTTCTCCAG GAGCTCGTAACCAGCCGctggtgcagctgcagaggaagtccATCCAGCTGCCGCCCAACTCCAACTACACGGCCCTGTCGGCGGCGCTGACCACGGCCCGCAGTCAGTACGAGATCGGGGGCTTCCCGTTCCTGCTGGGCCAGGAGACCAACAGCTCAG GTGCAGAGACAGGATGGACCGACCTGACGGCGCTGGCGGTGGTCAGCGTCCAGCTTCTCGACAGAGACGGCGGCCCGGTCCAGGTCTCGGACCCGATCCACATCTCGGTGCCGCTGCCGTCAGACACCCGGAACAGGGTGGCCACGAGCGTCCCCGCCTGGCTGTATCAGCCCAGGACGG gactTTGGGTTCGCAGCGGGACGGGATACATCAAGAAGGACGGTTCTCAGTTTGTGTGGAACGTGGTGGTTCCTCAGATGGGGTACTGGCTGGCTGCCTTTCCGTCCTCTTCAG GTTTCGGTCTCTCTCATCCAGGCCTGAGGGACATCACCACCTACCACACCCTGTTCCTGCTCTCCATCCTGGGCTCGCTGGCCCTGCTGGTGCTCATCCTGCTCTGCGTGCTGCTCTACTACTGCAG GCGGAAGTGTCTGAAACCTCGTCGACAGCAAGGCAAACCCCACATGTCCAATCTGAACGGCGCCAAAAGAGACCAGGGCACGTCCACTTCACGCCTCAACCTCATCTGCGGAGGCCACGTGGAATCTGGACCCTCCAACGACAAATCTGAAATGTCCCCTTCGCGAGATTACCAGAATTCGAAGGAGGACTTAACCAAGCACGTTCCTGCTCACATGCTGCGACACTCGAAGGGGAAAAATGCTTCGGGCTCTCAAAGAGGCGAAAGTTTTCCCATGAAGGTTACGAGAGCCACGGAAACCAACAATCTGGACAACCCACTGCTGCATGACGACTACAGCCGGAGCTACAGCCCCAAAGACGGAAAGGAGTCCGACTACCACAGGCACCACAACGCCAACGACAATCGAGGGTACTCCTCCgaccccccgtccccccctcgTTTCCAGGGCTACGTGCCCAACCAGTCCGACAAACCTCCGGAGTActctgcggcggcggccgacAGCCTGGCGCGACCCACCTCCCTGAACACCCAGCCGGGACAGATCATCTTCTGCAGCTCCATCGACCAGATGAAGGAGAACATGTACCGGAGCATGGTGCCAACCCTGGTCATCCCCGCCCACTACATGCGCCTGCCGTCGGAGTTCTCCGGGAAAGACGGCAAAGACCCCAAGGAGCAAGACAAGGACGGCGCTCAGATGGGAGGAGGCTCGcagcaccatcaccaccactCCCAGAAGCaaggtcagcagcagcagcagcagcaaggcgGTTCCCAGGGCGATGACTCCGAGGAGCCCAGCTGGGCGTCGGACTCCTCCGGCGGGCCGGTCACCATCCCGGTGCTCTTCAACGACTCCACCATGGCCCAGATGAACGGAGAGCTGCAGGCTCTGACCGAGAAGAAGCTTCTGGAGCTGGGCGTTAAACAGCACCCGCGGGCCTGGTTCATCTCCCTGGACGGACGCGCCAACGCCCACGTGCGACACTCCTACATCGACGTTGGGAACGACCTGAGTGGCGGTGGCGGAGGAGGATTTGGAGGATTTGGAGTCGGTTCCAGTAGCATTCCGCGGGATGTCAACCTCGAGCCACCCCTGGAAGCACAAGAGCGGAAATCAGGTGTCAGCCGGAAGGGAAAAGACGAGCGCTGGGGTACGGGAGGGCGGAAGAGCCACGGGGTCGGCAACAGCGGCGGGAAGAGTTACTCCAAGCTGGCCTACCCGGACCACAGCGAGCCCAGCAGCAGCGAGGGACGCCCGGTCTCGCCGGAGGAGAACTCCCTCACTCCGCTGCTGGACGAAGGCCCGTCCTCTCGAGGATCCACCATCCCGAGGAGGGGACGCAGTCGAGTgaacagcagccgcagcagcaacAGCGAGAACCGCCGCGACTCCATGACCAGTCCCGAGGACGACCCCGACGACAAAGACGAGAACAAGAAGAGTCCGTGGCAGAAGATCGAAGACAGGCCGCTCATGGTCTTCCACCCCAGGAAGTGA
- the grnb gene encoding granulin b: MTGVLWVLCWTLLGLSAALVCPDGGMCEDRDTCCRNTQGGYGCCPLPHAECCSDHLHCCYQGTVCDLVLNRCVNKTVSLPWVRRVPAKPAPVGPQLSLKAVVCPDQESECPDDTTCCQLLDGSWGCCPLAKAVCCEDKLHCCPEGTTCDLTHSRCVSASLDSVPLLDKLPSRRRDAHPAAPSLSSAAPSAGSLLCPGGRSRCPQRSTCCLLSSGEYACCPYPQATCCSDHIHCCPGDTTCDLEHAVCTSGERRFPLRTKIPAAHGDVVCPDRESVCPDQTTCCQMANGTYGCCPMPSAVCCSDHVHCCPAGTQCDLQHSTCVSGKGIEPVTQSMLALERLERWRLSPGRSVPCNDSVACGDGMTCCQSVAGQWACCPLPEAVCCEDHLHCCPHDTVCNLAASTCDDPSGGAATPWLSKLPAVPLVGDNSKCDKSTSCPGKSTCCRTPSGAWACCPLPEAVCCDDHVHCCPHATVCNLKAQTCDDPSGASPSVRWLEKTPAVSAPPPPPDEKCDRETMCPGGTTCCRQDSGQWACCPLPQAVCCSDHEHCCPSGYRCNVAQQTCDKPDGGRTPWLRKVAALKGAGLPLVGGVRNMCDGRTSCPRDTTCCFMGGAQGWGCCPLPDAVCCADGKHCCPSGHTCDPHHGSCSRGGLRIPWFSKLSPRTGPAAAAAVGDVKCDDKSSCAAGATCCKLPSGEWGCCPLVKAVCCTDHEHCCPQGYTCNMESGTCEKKSFLSLPQTRVVQSEPEAERDVPCDGAGGFRCSRKQTCCRTSETEWGCCPSPGAVCCPGSASCCPAGFQCDPRTGGCSRSAALSWNSLLRRTDRDSTL, from the exons ATG ACGGGGGTCCTGTGGGTCCtgtgctggactctgctgggtCTGAGCGCCGCCCTGGTCTGTCCCGATGGAGGGATGTGCGAGGACAGAGacacctgctgcaggaacacGCAGGGAGGATACGGATGCTGCCCGCTGCCCCAC GCCGAGTGCTGCTCGGACCACCTCCACTGCTGCTACCAGGGGACGGTGTGCGACCTGGTCCTCAATCGGTGCGTCAATAAGACCGTGTCCCTGCCCTGGGTCAGACGAGTCCCCGCCAAGCCGGCTCCCGTCGGCCCGCAG ctctctctgAAGGCCGTCGTTTGTCCGGACCAGGAGTCGGAGTGTCCAGACGACACCACCTGCTGCCAGCTCCTGGACGGCTCCTGGGGCTGCTGCCCTTTAGCCAAG GCGGTGTGCTGCGAGGACAAACTCCACTGCTGCCCTGAAGGCACCACGTGCGACCTGACACACTCCCGGTGTGTGTCCGCCTCGCTGGACTCCGTCCCCCTGCTGGACAAACTGCCCAGCAGGAGGCGAGACGCCCATCCAG CGGCGCCCTCCCTCAGCTCGGCGGCGCCCTCCGCCGGCTCCCTGCTGTGTCCAGGAGGGCGAAGCCGTTGTCCACAGCGCTCCACGTGTTGCCTCCTGAGCAGTGGCGAGTACGCCTGCTGTCCTTACCCACAG GCCACGTGCTGCAGCGATCACATCCACTGTTGCCCCGGCGACACGACCTGCGACCTGGAGCACGCCGTCTGTACGTCCGGAGAACGCCGGTTCCCCCTGAGGACGAAGATCCCCGCCGCGCACGGCGACG TCGTGTGTCCGGACCGGGAGTCCGTCTGTCCGGATCAGACCACGTGCTGCCAGATGGCCAACGGCACGTACGGCTGCTGTCCGATGCCCAGC gccgTTTGCTGCTCCGACCACGTCCACTGCTGCCCCGCGGGGACGCAGTGCgacctgcagcacagcacctGCGTGTCCGGGAAGGGAATCGAACCGGTGACCCAGAGCATGCTCGCCCTCGAACGTCTCGAGCGATGGCGTTTGTCTCCAGGACGCTCTGTCCCCTGTAACGACTCGGTGGCGTGCGGTGACGGGATGACCTGCTGCCAGTCCGTGGCGGGGCAGTGGGCGTGCTGTCCTCTGCCCGAG GCCGTGTGCTGTGAAGACCACCTCCACTGCTGTCCCCACGACACCGTCTGCAACCTGGCGGCGTCCACCTGCGACGACCCGTCGGGCGGCGCCGCCACGCCGTGGCTCAGCAAGTTGCCCGCCGTGCCGCTGGTCGGCGACAACAGCAAGTGCGACAAGTCGACGTCGTGTCCCGGGAAGTCGACCTGCTGCCGGACGCCCAGCGGCGCCTGGGCCTGCTGCCCACTGCCTGAG GCCGTCTGCTGCGACGACCACGTCCACTGCTGCCCCCACGCCACCGTCTGCAACCTGAAGGCCCAGACCTGCGACGACCCGTCCGGCGCCTCGCCGTCCGTCCGCTGGCTGGAGAAGACGCCGGCCGTGtcggcgccgccgccaccgccggaCGAGAAGTGCGACCGAGAGACGATGTGTCCCGGCGGCACCACCTGCTGCCGGCAGGACTCTGGACAGTGGGCCTGCTGCCCCCTGCCGCAG GCCGTCTGCTGCAGCGACCACGAGCACTGCTGCCCCAGCGGATACCGCTGCAATGTGGCCCAGCAGACCTGCGACAAGCCCGACGGCGGCCGCACGCCGTGGCTGCGGAAGGTCGCCGCgctgaagggggcggggctcccgCTGGTGGGCGGAGTCAGGAACATGTGTGACGGACGCACCAGCTGCCCCCGAGACACCACCTGCTGCTTCATGGGGGGGGCGCAGGGGTGGGGCTGCTGCCCCCTGCCTGAT GCCGTCTGCTGTGCGGACGGGAAGCACTGCTGCCCCAGCGGACACACCTGCGACCCCCACCACGGCTCCTGCTCCCGGGGGGGCCTCCGCATCCCCTGGTTCTCCAAGCTGAGCCCCCGCAccgggcccgccgccgccgccgccgtcggaGACGTCAAGTGTGACGACAAGAGCAGCTGCGCCGCCGGCGCCACGTGCTGCAAGCTGCCGTCCGGGGAGTGGGGCTGCTGCCCGCTGGTCAAG gccGTCTGCTGCACCGACCACGAGCACTGCTGCCCGCAGGGCTACACCTGCAACATGGAGTCAGGAACCTGTGAGAAGAAGAgtttcctcagcctccctcagaccaGGGTGGTTCAGTCCGAGCCGGAGGCGGAGCGGGACGTACCATGTGACGGCGCGGGGGGGTTTCGCTGCTCCAGGAAGCAGACCTGCTGCCGGACGTCGGAGACGGAGTGGGGCTGCTGCCCGTCGCCCGGG GCCGTCTGCTGCCccggctccgcctcctgctgcccCGCCGGGTTCCAGTGTGACCCCCGGACCGGAGGCTGCAGCCGCAGCGCCGCCCTCAGCTGGAACTCTTTACTGAGACGCACAGACAGAGACTCCACCCTTTAA